A window of Pedobacter lusitanus contains these coding sequences:
- a CDS encoding glycosyltransferase family 4 protein — protein sequence MKKIKIIEAGNELGLGGTEYTIQLISKFLNKENFEVTVVGVREGGARVKLIQDLGINVMILNGDMVKLAQLLRETDVFHWHGDGTLTPEIFSVVKANKPKLVLMTNVFGLYDHSPFYDLVDYDLFISKMILIRRMFRDSHLEDNFASKRKALPYPVDVKHINSLLPSDSQLKLFKQEHNLQGAFVVGRIGRADIAKFDIIALDGFAAFAKRVSNAKFLLVGATQEILAYAAALNILDKLIVFDTTSDFKQLLMYYKAMDVFLAASRIGESFGMVIAEAMTVGLPVVTISTLDRDNAQIELVDNGQTGFVVQRDKDRIADVLVFLYEDEKIREILSASAKRKVTKEYRADKIVKSLENLIYNHLNIGAAKYKESLLKDYSLEIVNDYFNRCSDLWEPENRS from the coding sequence ATGAAAAAAATAAAGATCATCGAAGCCGGAAATGAACTTGGTTTAGGCGGTACTGAATACACGATTCAATTAATCAGTAAGTTTCTCAATAAAGAAAATTTTGAAGTTACTGTAGTAGGAGTCAGGGAAGGTGGAGCCAGGGTTAAACTGATTCAGGATCTTGGAATCAATGTGATGATTTTAAATGGTGATATGGTTAAGCTTGCACAATTGCTTCGTGAAACAGATGTGTTTCACTGGCATGGGGATGGTACGCTGACTCCGGAAATATTTAGTGTAGTGAAAGCAAACAAACCAAAGCTTGTGCTGATGACCAATGTTTTTGGATTATATGATCATTCTCCATTCTATGACCTTGTGGATTACGATTTGTTTATCTCAAAAATGATTCTGATCCGCAGAATGTTCAGAGACAGTCATCTGGAAGATAATTTTGCGTCAAAAAGAAAGGCATTACCCTATCCTGTTGATGTGAAGCATATTAATAGTCTGTTACCATCTGATAGTCAGCTGAAACTGTTTAAGCAGGAGCATAATTTGCAGGGGGCTTTTGTGGTAGGTAGGATAGGTCGTGCGGATATTGCTAAGTTTGACATCATTGCGTTGGATGGGTTTGCAGCATTTGCAAAAAGAGTTAGTAATGCAAAGTTTCTGCTGGTAGGGGCAACTCAGGAAATTCTGGCCTATGCCGCGGCGCTGAATATCCTGGACAAGCTGATTGTTTTTGATACTACTTCAGATTTTAAGCAGCTATTAATGTATTACAAAGCTATGGATGTCTTTCTTGCTGCAAGCAGAATAGGAGAAAGCTTTGGAATGGTCATCGCCGAAGCGATGACCGTGGGTCTTCCTGTTGTGACTATCAGTACTTTAGATCGGGATAATGCACAGATTGAGCTGGTTGATAATGGACAGACAGGTTTTGTTGTACAGCGTGATAAAGACAGGATTGCTGATGTGCTTGTCTTTCTGTATGAAGATGAAAAAATAAGAGAGATACTATCTGCATCTGCAAAACGAAAAGTAACCAAAGAGTACAGAGCTGATAAAATTGTTAAAAGTCTGGAGAACCTGATATATAATCATTTGAATATTGGTGCAGCAAAATATAAAGAATCACTTCTGAAGGATTATTCGCTGGAAATTGTAAATGATTATTTTAACCGGTGTTCAGACCTGTGGGAGCCGGAAAACAGGTCTTAA
- a CDS encoding MGH1-like glycoside hydrolase domain-containing protein, giving the protein MKPVNTLLFTLGVLLLSKAASAQHYANTCIPNTLVEQNIFIKKNADKTPPPTFESSKAKLPEPFWPERQNVIRCYWKAWETAFSNLHGATSENGFIKPFIDPAFNQHIFMWDTSFMVLFGRYGHHAFDFQSSMDNFYVKQEKDGYICREISELNGDKLFEKFDVSSTGPNIMPWAEWEYFQNFHDMERLKNVFSPLLAYYQWFRDNRSWPDGSYYSSGWGCGMDNQPRLPAGYSGQFSTGFMSWIDTTLQQIFAGKTLIAMAEKLNRQNEVKDIVTEVGFLTSYVQQHMWSDKTSFFYDRYRDGKLSDVKSIAAYWALLAGVVPDQHLADFTAHLENPKEFARLHRVPTLSADDPGYSADGGYWRGGVWAPTSYMVLRGLTQYKQDSLAFVIAKNHLDNVVQVFDQTGSLWENYAPDKVLGKDRKDLVGWTGLVPISVLFEYVFGLKPEVPENMITWDIRLTDEFGVKKYPFKENGLLDFWCAARKNNTDKPKIKIHSNIPVVIKLQWNGGSQILNIKPDKK; this is encoded by the coding sequence ATGAAACCAGTAAATACATTGTTGTTTACTTTAGGCGTGCTATTGCTTTCTAAAGCGGCCAGTGCTCAGCATTATGCAAATACCTGTATCCCCAACACCCTGGTGGAACAAAATATATTCATCAAAAAAAATGCGGACAAAACACCACCACCAACATTTGAAAGCAGCAAAGCAAAACTCCCTGAACCATTCTGGCCTGAAAGACAAAATGTAATCCGCTGTTACTGGAAAGCATGGGAAACAGCTTTTTCAAATCTGCATGGTGCAACCTCCGAAAATGGCTTTATCAAGCCTTTTATTGATCCAGCGTTTAACCAGCATATCTTCATGTGGGATACAAGTTTTATGGTATTATTCGGCCGCTATGGTCATCACGCTTTTGATTTTCAATCCAGCATGGATAATTTTTATGTCAAACAGGAAAAAGATGGATATATCTGCCGTGAAATATCAGAACTAAACGGGGATAAACTTTTTGAAAAATTTGATGTATCAAGTACGGGCCCCAATATTATGCCCTGGGCAGAATGGGAATATTTCCAGAACTTCCATGACATGGAACGGTTAAAAAACGTGTTCAGCCCACTTCTGGCTTATTATCAGTGGTTCAGAGATAACAGATCATGGCCTGATGGTTCCTATTATTCCAGTGGATGGGGTTGCGGAATGGATAATCAGCCCCGATTGCCGGCTGGCTATTCCGGCCAGTTCAGTACAGGTTTCATGTCCTGGATTGACACAACCCTTCAACAAATTTTTGCTGGTAAAACACTGATAGCAATGGCCGAAAAATTAAATCGTCAAAACGAGGTGAAAGATATCGTAACCGAAGTCGGCTTCCTGACCAGTTATGTACAGCAGCACATGTGGTCTGACAAAACCAGTTTTTTTTATGACCGTTATCGCGATGGAAAACTCTCTGATGTAAAAAGTATTGCAGCATACTGGGCTTTACTTGCAGGTGTTGTGCCAGATCAGCATTTAGCAGACTTCACAGCCCATCTGGAAAACCCTAAGGAATTTGCCCGCCTGCATCGAGTACCAACCCTTTCGGCAGATGACCCGGGTTATAGCGCAGATGGCGGATACTGGCGTGGTGGCGTCTGGGCTCCTACCTCGTATATGGTATTAAGAGGGCTTACGCAATACAAACAGGACTCCCTTGCCTTTGTTATAGCAAAAAATCATTTGGACAATGTAGTTCAGGTCTTTGACCAGACCGGATCACTTTGGGAAAATTACGCTCCTGATAAAGTTCTGGGCAAGGATCGTAAAGATTTGGTTGGATGGACTGGCCTGGTCCCGATTTCAGTACTTTTTGAATATGTATTTGGCCTTAAACCTGAAGTGCCGGAAAATATGATTACCTGGGACATACGCTTAACAGACGAGTTTGGTGTCAAAAAATACCCCTTTAAAGAAAACGGACTCCTTGACTTTTGGTGTGCTGCAAGAAAAAACAATACAGATAAACCAAAAATCAAGATTCATTCCAATATTCCTGTTGTAATTAAATTGCAGTGGAATGGGGGGAGCCAGATACTGAATATCAAACCAGATAAGAAATAA
- a CDS encoding mechanosensitive ion channel family protein, with protein sequence MKISSSFSIAQRPGFLILLMVLFFNSTQILAQQKKAVKSTSDLSYLTDSTVLNRSDYLLRLGKVFETINQVEVTTSSFYLLEPIAGHLKQDEAAIALLKKRLSQGDRTLNVQNLQMYQTLLDELETNNVRCLADLQDYEKKLNGLKTQILNLRKDTVLMKIFRTDSLKRSFKTEFAELGKKRIIMDSLIKSNTSLINSLQARTSANIINIRELTYTADNQLESVSIKAFSKERRYLWESVDKAANKKVDFQRFMESEQQVSGYYFEYTRGSRFLLIVLGAAFFFWLYFNFKSLKQRNRLDSVNHLNFTFVRPKPYLISLIFILTLAPVFDLLAPALYIETIHVLLAFSITALFFKRLPRDIFYKWCIFVVLLVFPIILRSLGMPARYQRWLLLIFGIASLVYGLYSYKILKEKAVKYRLLKSVGIIYIIFNFLAIICNLFGRFTLTQIFYSSAVNSALHAISLIILAGMITEAFLLQIKSSRVRKDYPEHFDWEPVVKSLRGLLGIAVFLIWLTLLLVNLNIFDSLYTSLIAFLNEKRQIGTLIFTFWGIGLFLIIIWIANFLQKYIAYFFGDTGDDSLDDNKSERSKLIVTKLILLIGGFLIAVAASGLPLDKITVVLGALGVGIGLGLQNIVSNFVSGIILIFDKTVRIGDVVEISDKKGKVKEIGLRASTLLTDDGAEIIIPNGAILSNNIINWTLTNNQMRVVIEFSVSNPFQREEVTETIKEIIATHDNIFVAKEPKIIIIPKNKNSSGIKIYFWCKDISQAENTKSSINSIIFDELEAKGIEVL encoded by the coding sequence ATGAAGATCAGCAGCTCTTTTTCAATTGCGCAGCGTCCGGGATTTTTAATCCTGCTGATGGTGCTGTTTTTTAATAGCACACAAATTTTAGCGCAGCAGAAAAAAGCTGTTAAAAGTACCAGTGATCTCTCCTACCTGACCGACTCAACTGTACTCAACCGAAGCGATTATCTGCTTCGCCTGGGTAAGGTATTTGAGACAATTAACCAGGTTGAGGTAACCACTTCTTCATTTTATCTGCTGGAACCCATAGCAGGACACCTGAAACAGGACGAAGCGGCAATTGCCCTTTTAAAAAAGCGTCTCAGTCAGGGTGACAGAACACTTAATGTCCAAAACCTGCAGATGTATCAGACGCTGCTGGATGAACTCGAGACTAACAACGTACGTTGTCTGGCAGATCTGCAGGATTATGAAAAAAAATTAAACGGACTTAAAACGCAGATTCTTAATCTGCGAAAAGATACTGTACTGATGAAAATATTCAGAACAGATTCTTTAAAGAGAAGTTTTAAAACAGAGTTTGCAGAGCTGGGCAAAAAACGGATAATTATGGATAGCCTGATTAAATCCAATACCAGCTTAATCAACAGTCTTCAGGCAAGAACATCCGCCAACATCATTAATATCAGAGAATTAACCTATACTGCAGACAACCAGCTCGAATCTGTAAGTATCAAAGCATTCAGCAAAGAAAGACGGTATCTCTGGGAATCTGTAGATAAAGCAGCCAATAAAAAAGTAGACTTTCAGCGCTTTATGGAAAGTGAGCAGCAGGTTTCCGGCTATTACTTTGAATATACCCGGGGCAGCCGTTTTTTACTGATAGTTTTAGGCGCCGCTTTTTTCTTCTGGTTGTATTTTAATTTTAAAAGTCTGAAACAAAGAAATAGACTGGACTCTGTAAACCACCTCAATTTCACATTTGTAAGACCTAAACCTTATCTGATCAGCCTGATTTTCATACTCACGCTGGCTCCTGTTTTTGACCTCTTAGCACCTGCACTCTATATAGAAACCATCCATGTATTACTGGCATTCAGTATCACAGCACTGTTTTTCAAAAGACTGCCAAGGGATATTTTTTACAAATGGTGTATTTTTGTTGTACTGCTGGTTTTTCCGATAATCCTGCGTTCACTGGGAATGCCTGCACGTTACCAACGCTGGTTACTGCTGATATTTGGTATAGCTTCACTGGTTTATGGCTTATACAGTTACAAGATTTTAAAAGAAAAAGCAGTAAAATACAGATTACTTAAAAGTGTTGGAATCATTTACATCATTTTTAACTTCCTGGCTATTATCTGTAATTTATTTGGTCGTTTTACGCTAACCCAGATTTTTTACAGCAGTGCTGTCAACTCTGCATTACATGCTATATCATTGATTATCCTTGCCGGAATGATCACAGAAGCCTTTTTACTGCAGATCAAAAGCAGCAGGGTCAGAAAAGACTATCCTGAGCATTTTGACTGGGAGCCTGTTGTCAAAAGTCTGCGTGGCTTATTAGGTATTGCAGTATTTCTGATCTGGCTGACGCTGTTACTGGTTAACCTGAACATCTTTGATAGTTTGTATACTTCGCTGATCGCCTTTCTGAATGAAAAACGCCAGATAGGAACCCTTATATTCACTTTCTGGGGTATAGGCCTGTTTCTGATTATTATCTGGATAGCCAACTTTCTGCAAAAATACATTGCTTACTTTTTTGGTGACACAGGTGATGACTCTCTTGATGACAATAAAAGCGAGCGTTCTAAACTGATAGTAACCAAATTAATTTTGCTCATAGGCGGCTTTTTAATCGCTGTAGCAGCTTCTGGACTTCCGCTTGACAAGATCACCGTCGTGCTGGGCGCACTGGGCGTAGGGATCGGCTTAGGGCTTCAGAACATCGTAAGTAATTTTGTTTCCGGTATTATCCTTATTTTTGATAAAACCGTACGTATTGGTGACGTAGTTGAGATCAGTGATAAAAAAGGCAAGGTAAAAGAAATCGGATTACGTGCAAGTACCTTACTGACAGATGACGGAGCAGAAATCATCATCCCAAATGGTGCAATTTTATCCAATAACATTATCAACTGGACACTGACCAATAACCAGATGCGTGTGGTCATAGAGTTTTCTGTGAGCAACCCTTTTCAGCGGGAAGAAGTAACAGAGACTATCAAAGAAATCATTGCCACCCATGATAATATTTTCGTGGCCAAAGAACCTAAAATCATCATTATTCCAAAAAACAAGAACAGCAGCGGAATTAAGATCTATTTCTGGTGCAAAGACATTTCACAGGCAGAGAACACAAAAAGCAGCATCAATTCTATCATTTTTGACGAACTCGAAGCAAAAGGTATAGAAGTTTTATAA
- a CDS encoding GNAT family N-acetyltransferase yields the protein MKKIIAVKSKKELKTFIDFPHELYQHDPNYVPELFIAQKDLLTTHPFHKHSSLQTFLLYDGDKVTGRIAAILNNNHNIANQANDGFFGFFDCINDNESASLLIAEAEKWLKEKGVETIIGPVNFSTNESCGLLIEGFDSPPVVMMPYNASYYPALLEQTGLSKKVDLIAWKWDGDNYDDRSVQLLEKLQDRLKRSNITIRKINMKKFKEEAENLREVYNKAWDKNMGFVPLNDEEYDYQAKDLKMILDPDFCLVAEQDGKIVGFGAAIPDINEILIKIKKGRLFPTGLFKLLMNKKKVSGIRILLLGVIEGYRKLGIEACLYGNIIKAYKAKGLKYAEASWTLEHNDLVNNAIKAIKGDPYKKYRIYEKRIQTTKV from the coding sequence ATGAAAAAAATAATTGCGGTAAAATCAAAAAAAGAACTAAAAACATTTATTGATTTTCCACATGAGCTATACCAGCATGATCCAAACTACGTCCCGGAACTGTTTATTGCACAAAAAGATTTATTAACCACACACCCGTTTCACAAACATTCTTCCCTTCAGACCTTTTTGCTTTATGACGGGGATAAAGTTACCGGACGTATTGCCGCTATCTTAAATAATAACCACAATATCGCCAACCAGGCCAATGATGGTTTTTTTGGCTTTTTTGATTGTATCAATGATAACGAAAGTGCTTCATTGCTGATCGCAGAAGCGGAGAAATGGTTAAAAGAAAAAGGAGTGGAAACCATTATCGGCCCTGTCAATTTTTCTACCAACGAATCCTGCGGATTGCTGATTGAGGGTTTTGATTCTCCACCAGTAGTGATGATGCCATACAATGCCTCTTATTACCCGGCATTACTCGAACAAACCGGACTTTCCAAAAAAGTAGATCTGATTGCATGGAAATGGGATGGAGATAATTATGATGACCGTTCAGTACAATTACTTGAAAAACTACAGGATCGGTTAAAACGAAGTAATATCACGATCCGTAAGATCAATATGAAAAAATTCAAGGAGGAAGCAGAAAACCTTCGTGAAGTTTATAACAAAGCCTGGGATAAAAACATGGGTTTTGTACCATTGAATGATGAGGAATATGATTACCAGGCAAAAGATCTGAAAATGATTTTAGATCCTGATTTTTGTCTTGTTGCAGAACAGGATGGAAAGATTGTCGGCTTCGGTGCGGCCATACCAGATATCAACGAAATTCTGATCAAAATCAAAAAAGGAAGATTATTTCCTACCGGTCTGTTTAAATTGCTGATGAACAAAAAGAAAGTATCCGGAATCAGAATTTTACTGCTGGGCGTTATAGAAGGTTACCGTAAACTGGGTATCGAAGCTTGTTTATACGGCAATATTATCAAAGCCTATAAAGCTAAAGGATTAAAGTATGCAGAAGCATCCTGGACACTGGAACACAATGACTTAGTAAACAACGCAATCAAGGCAATCAAAGGTGATCCCTATAAAAAATACAGAATTTACGAAAAACGTATTCAAACCACAAAGGTATAA
- a CDS encoding secondary thiamine-phosphate synthase enzyme YjbQ, producing MKFYQHSIVLKERKRGFHLITTDILDAFPEIRELKTGICQVFIQHTSASLTINENADPTVRHDFEIFFNKAVPENDPDYLHDEEGSDDMPAHLKTALLDTSLMIPIRNGRLALGTWQGIYLCEHRNYGGSRAVMLTAWGE from the coding sequence ATGAAGTTTTACCAGCATTCCATCGTCCTTAAAGAAAGAAAAAGAGGCTTTCATCTGATTACCACTGATATTCTTGATGCCTTTCCCGAAATACGTGAACTAAAAACCGGTATCTGCCAGGTCTTTATTCAGCATACCTCTGCTTCACTTACGATTAATGAAAATGCTGATCCGACTGTCAGACATGATTTCGAAATATTTTTCAATAAGGCAGTCCCGGAGAATGATCCGGATTATCTGCATGATGAGGAAGGATCTGACGATATGCCTGCCCATTTAAAAACAGCTCTGCTGGATACTTCCCTGATGATCCCGATCCGGAACGGAAGATTAGCCCTGGGTACCTGGCAGGGAATTTATTTATGTGAGCATCGCAATTACGGTGGCTCCAGAGCAGTTATGCTGACTGCCTGGGGAGAATGA
- a CDS encoding TonB-dependent receptor, with protein MRKNLYLILLLLIAFAAGANAQTVSGIISNNTEPLSGANVKIEGKKLETSTDKDGHFELKLEAGSYNLIVSYIGYNPTIQKITLAKDQNLSLNLSLNPSNTMDEVVVVSSRKPSKVSEIPGTVWIIDNQRLQEQIRGGISLKEALARLIPGLDAGPEGRTNFGQNLRGRNVLVMVDGVSLNSTRSVSRQFDSVDPFNIERIEVLSGASSIYGGGATGGIINIITKKGQAGPPAFTTEAGVRSGLQQKSDHDVRFAQSISGGNENFKGRIGIAYQKNNAAFDANNKQIFSDITQTDLQYNQSFDIFANTEFKLSPKQTLKVNAQYYNSGYTGDKDLYLGNNYEALFTKPGLLEMRNGFTSSVTPKTTRASINADYHAADILGGQDLYIQASSRNEKFSFHPFPAQVVNKAIPGGGFLYSGSTVQSTRYSAAKLVLSKQWSAFNLTYGVDADNEAFVGNQTIFDRALAASSGGMINNGIATVRRYPGVNINSLSGFMQAQWNLTSKLTLSGGVRQQRLYVKVDDFVGINAQAPIIFGIGKTATPIPGGKSHYDVNLLNGALIYKISSPEQVWVNFAQGFNLADPAKYYGQGTYALNGTNWDLVQGSSVATTPLTGLKTNQLETGWRHRGKVVNAQVSAFYSWSDKDMKTSTTFAVELIDRKQRNYGAEASVSVNLPSGFEIGGNGLYIKSQFKQDDSWKAQDIANASPSKATAFIGWSNKAIGFKALGFRSFDVKDNADNKLKGYTTLDLLGHVKLPLGTLSFGVQNLLNKEYQTIWSQRAQVLYKPLRVAPESLNYLGRGRTYNLSYTINY; from the coding sequence ATGAGAAAAAATCTATACTTAATTTTACTTCTTTTAATTGCCTTTGCAGCAGGTGCTAATGCACAAACTGTAAGCGGAATTATCAGTAATAATACCGAACCGCTAAGCGGTGCAAATGTCAAAATTGAAGGCAAAAAACTGGAAACCAGTACTGATAAGGACGGTCATTTCGAATTAAAACTTGAAGCAGGTTCTTACAACCTGATCGTCAGCTACATTGGCTATAACCCAACCATTCAGAAAATAACACTGGCTAAAGATCAGAACCTAAGTCTGAATCTGTCCCTTAATCCAAGTAACACTATGGATGAAGTTGTTGTTGTTTCTTCCCGTAAACCAAGTAAAGTGAGTGAAATTCCAGGAACTGTCTGGATTATTGATAATCAGCGTTTACAGGAGCAAATCAGAGGAGGTATAAGTCTGAAAGAAGCTCTGGCAAGACTTATTCCAGGTCTGGATGCCGGTCCTGAAGGCCGTACTAATTTTGGTCAGAACCTGAGAGGCAGAAATGTACTGGTCATGGTAGATGGCGTTTCTTTAAACAGTACCAGATCAGTTAGCAGACAATTTGACTCGGTTGATCCATTCAATATTGAACGTATTGAAGTACTATCAGGAGCAAGCTCAATCTATGGTGGTGGTGCAACTGGCGGTATCATCAATATTATCACTAAAAAAGGACAGGCAGGTCCTCCTGCTTTTACGACAGAAGCAGGTGTACGCAGTGGTTTACAGCAAAAATCAGATCATGATGTTCGTTTCGCCCAATCTATTTCAGGTGGAAATGAAAACTTCAAAGGAAGAATCGGAATCGCTTATCAGAAAAACAATGCTGCTTTTGATGCAAATAACAAGCAGATTTTTAGTGATATCACACAAACAGATTTACAATACAACCAGTCTTTTGACATTTTCGCCAATACAGAATTCAAATTAAGTCCTAAACAGACTTTAAAAGTAAATGCACAATATTATAATTCAGGTTATACCGGTGATAAAGACCTGTACCTGGGCAATAATTATGAAGCTTTATTTACCAAACCAGGATTACTGGAAATGAGAAATGGCTTTACTTCTTCAGTAACGCCAAAAACCACACGTGCATCTATCAATGCTGACTATCATGCCGCTGATATTCTGGGTGGTCAGGATCTGTATATCCAGGCATCTAGCAGAAATGAGAAATTCAGCTTCCACCCTTTCCCTGCACAGGTTGTCAATAAAGCAATACCTGGCGGTGGTTTCCTTTACAGTGGTTCTACTGTTCAGAGTACCCGCTACAGTGCAGCAAAATTAGTGTTGTCAAAACAATGGTCAGCATTCAACTTAACTTACGGTGTTGATGCGGATAACGAAGCATTTGTAGGTAATCAGACTATCTTTGACAGAGCACTGGCAGCATCAAGTGGTGGAATGATCAATAACGGAATAGCTACCGTTCGCCGTTATCCGGGTGTTAACATCAACAGCCTTTCAGGTTTTATGCAGGCACAATGGAACCTGACCAGCAAACTGACTTTATCAGGAGGTGTCAGACAACAGAGACTGTATGTAAAAGTTGATGATTTTGTTGGTATTAATGCTCAGGCCCCTATCATTTTTGGTATTGGTAAAACGGCTACACCAATTCCTGGCGGCAAAAGTCATTACGATGTAAACCTGTTAAATGGTGCATTAATCTATAAAATATCTTCTCCTGAGCAGGTATGGGTTAACTTTGCTCAGGGTTTCAACCTGGCTGACCCGGCTAAATACTATGGACAGGGTACTTATGCCTTAAATGGAACAAACTGGGATCTGGTTCAGGGAAGCAGTGTAGCCACTACTCCATTGACAGGATTAAAAACAAACCAGCTGGAAACAGGATGGCGTCACCGTGGTAAAGTAGTAAATGCACAGGTATCAGCATTTTATTCATGGTCAGATAAAGACATGAAAACATCTACTACCTTTGCTGTAGAATTAATCGACCGTAAACAACGTAATTATGGTGCCGAAGCTTCCGTGTCAGTTAATCTTCCAAGTGGATTTGAAATTGGCGGTAATGGTTTATATATCAAATCTCAGTTCAAACAGGATGATTCCTGGAAAGCTCAGGACATTGCCAATGCAAGTCCGTCAAAAGCTACTGCATTCATAGGATGGAGTAACAAAGCAATAGGATTCAAAGCACTGGGCTTCCGTTCATTTGATGTAAAAGACAATGCTGATAATAAACTGAAAGGATATACCACTTTAGATCTGTTGGGTCATGTTAAATTACCTCTTGGAACATTATCATTTGGCGTACAGAATTTACTGAACAAAGAATACCAGACTATCTGGAGTCAGCGTGCACAGGTTTTATACAAACCATTAAGAGTTGCTCCTGAATCATTAAATTACTTAGGCAGAGGACGTACCTACAATTTAAGTTACACCATTAACTATTAA
- a CDS encoding PepSY-associated TM helix domain-containing protein — translation MNIKEIARLAHRWLGLTSGLVVFIVSITGCMYVFQDEIRDATEPWRKIEVQQKAVLLPSALSAIAQKVHPELQIGRIVYVSKDRSAVIFLTGKGQFYTVYINPYSGAVLHDQNLRKDFFTIVQFIHIYLLLPGPIGKMVVGVSVFIFLALLITGVFIWWPKRKTQMKRALTIKLNGKWRRVNYDLHSVLGVYAFLIAFIVAFTGLSISYDWLKKGVNRTVNLGTSYEFEEKLPAIKVTKALDSAKLMDISFLESVKRSPGSDMFLIAPVEKGSGLLNITVYQKALFYYKSDRYYFNGNNGELVKELAHRHKSNGLKLNEMSYDLHTGQILGLPGKIIAFLSSLICTTLPVTGFLFWRGKRKDKRKALADKV, via the coding sequence ATGAACATTAAAGAAATTGCTCGTCTTGCACACAGGTGGTTAGGTTTAACCTCCGGGCTGGTCGTTTTTATTGTAAGTATTACTGGTTGTATGTATGTGTTTCAGGATGAAATAAGAGATGCAACAGAACCATGGCGTAAAATAGAAGTACAGCAAAAGGCGGTACTATTGCCTTCTGCACTGAGTGCAATCGCACAAAAAGTTCATCCTGAACTCCAGATAGGCAGAATAGTCTATGTCAGTAAGGACCGGTCAGCGGTGATCTTTTTAACAGGGAAGGGACAGTTTTATACGGTTTATATCAATCCGTATTCCGGAGCTGTGCTCCATGATCAAAATCTGCGCAAGGATTTTTTTACAATTGTTCAGTTTATCCATATCTATCTTTTATTACCCGGACCAATCGGTAAAATGGTCGTTGGTGTCTCTGTTTTTATATTTTTAGCTTTATTGATTACCGGAGTGTTTATCTGGTGGCCGAAAAGAAAAACACAGATGAAACGCGCGCTGACTATCAAACTCAATGGAAAGTGGCGCAGAGTCAATTATGATTTGCATAGTGTTTTAGGAGTTTATGCATTTTTAATCGCCTTTATTGTCGCATTTACCGGACTATCCATCAGCTATGACTGGTTAAAAAAGGGCGTGAACAGAACTGTTAATCTGGGTACCAGCTATGAATTTGAAGAGAAACTTCCGGCAATTAAAGTTACCAAAGCACTGGATTCTGCTAAACTAATGGACATTTCATTCCTGGAAAGTGTAAAACGTTCTCCCGGATCTGATATGTTTCTGATCGCACCGGTCGAAAAAGGATCAGGCTTATTGAATATAACTGTTTATCAGAAGGCATTGTTCTATTATAAAAGTGATCGTTATTACTTTAATGGCAATAATGGGGAATTGGTAAAAGAACTGGCTCATCGCCATAAAAGTAATGGACTAAAATTAAATGAAATGTCTTATGATCTCCATACCGGACAGATTTTAGGATTGCCCGGAAAAATTATTGCTTTCCTGTCCAGCCTGATCTGCACAACACTACCTGTAACCGGTTTTCTATTCTGGAGAGGGAAGAGAAAGGACAAAAGAAAAGCTCTGGCTGATAAAGTCTGA